GCCCGTGCCACGTTGACATAGGACCACCGGTGCACCTCGCTCGGGCCGTGCTCGGTGAGCGCGGCGCTGTGCTCGGCGGTGCTGTACCCCTTGTGCACATCGAACCCGTACAGCGGATGCCGCTCGTGCAGCCCCGCCATGATCCGGTCCCTGGTGACCTTCGCCAGCACCGAGGCCGCCGCCACGCACGCGACCGCCCGGTCCCCCTTGATCACCGGCACGCTCGGTGCGGGCAGGCCCGGAACCCCGAAACCGTCGGTCAGCACATAGCCCGGCCGGGTGTGCAGCATGGCGACCGCACGGCGCATCCCCTCCACGTTCGTCACGTGGATGCCGATGGCGTCGACTTCCTCCGGCGGGACCACCACCACGGTGTACTCCAGCGCACGTGCCCGCACCCGCTCGTACACGCGTTCCCTGGCTTCCGGGGTGAGCAGCTTGGAGTCGGTGAGCTCGGTCAGCCGGGCGCCATCCCCTGGCCGGAGGATGCAGGCGGCGACCACCAGCGGCCCCGCGCAGGCACCGCGTCCGGCCTCGTCCACCCCGGCCACCGGACCAAGGCCCCGCCGGTCCAGCGCCGACTGCAACCCCCAGGTGGTCTCGCCACGCACCACCGCACGCGGCGGCCGGATCGCGAACCGAGTTGCCGATGGCATCGCCTACGGTCCCCGCTTGACCGCCCCGCGCACGGCCCCGCCGAGCCTGCGGCCCCCGGCGACCGCGGGCCAGGCTGCGAGCACGCCGGCACCGAGCGGGATGCCCTCGTTCCAGACAGGCGCGCTCATCGCGGAGGCCTGCGCCTGCTGCGGGTTGTGGTCGCTCACCCCGCCCCAGCGTGAGGGCGGCAGCACGATGAACCTGGCCTTGCCGATGATGTTGTCCACCGGGACGACCCCGCGCACGCCGCCACCGCCCTGGTACCGCGAGTCGGAGGAGTTGTTGCGGTTGTCACCCATCACCCAGACCGTACCTTCGGGCACCGTCACCGGGCCGAACTCCCGTTGCGTGTGCTCCGCGCCGGGCTCCCAGTGGATGTAGGGCTCGTCCAGCGGGATCCCGTCCACGGTCACCCGGTTCTGCGCGTCGCAGCACTCCACGGTCTGCCCGCCGGTGGCGATGATGCGCTTGACGAAGTCCTTCTCATCCGGCGGCGCGAGGCCGAACACCGAGCCGATGCTGCGGAAGAAACGCACCACGCCGTTGCTGGACTCCTGGGACGGCAGGTCGTTCTCGGTCCAGGTCTCCGGGCCCTTGAACACCACGACCTCACCGGGCTCCGGATCGCTGAAGTTGTAGACGAGCTTGTCCACCAGGATCCGGTCCGGGGTGCAGCCGGGGCAGCCGTGCAGCGTCTCCTCCATCGACCCGGACGGGATCATGTACACCCGGGCGATGAACTGCTGGATCAGGAACGCGAAGACGAGTGCCACCACGATCAGGATCGGCAGCTCTTTCCAGAAGGAACGCTGCTTGCCCTGCTTGTGTGACCTACGCCGCCGGTGTGTCCCGTGGGTCTCGGACGACGTGCCGTCGTCGTCCTCGGGGCGTTCCGGCTCGTCCTCAGCGGCGTTTGAAGGCACAGGCTCGACCACGTCGCCAGGCTACGTGATTCAGCTCAACCGCTCAGGACGCCGAGGTGCTCGCCTGCGCGGCGCTGCTGGAGCGCCGCTCCTTGATCTTGGCGGCCTTGCCGCGCAGCTTACGCAGGTAGTAGAGCTTCGCCCGGCGGACGTCCCCGCGCATGTGCACCTCGATCTTGGCGATGTTCGGGGAGTGCACGGGGAAGGTGCGCTCCACGCCGACGCCGAAGGACACCTTGCGCACGGTGAAGGTCTCGCGGATGCCGTCGCCCTGGCGGCGGATCACCGCGCCCTGGAAGACCTGGTTACGTTCGCGGTTGCCCTCGATAACGCGGACGTGCACCTTCAGCGTGTCGCCCGGGCGGAAGTCCGGGATGTCGGAACGCAGCGACTGAGCGTCCAGGGCGTCCAGGGTGTTCATCGGGGATCCGTCCTCGTCCTTGGTCTGGCCTACGTACATCCGGGCAGGCGCTCGTCGCGACGATATCCGGCGACGGGTCGGCCCAGGGGGTTCATGCGGACGCGGATGTCCCACCGCGCCATCCGGTCAAGTATTGCAAACCTGGTCGGCGACCCCGGCAGCGGGTCAGGACTCGCCGTGTTCCCACCGCTCCAGCACCGCACGATCATGCGCGTCCAGGCTGCCATCGGGCAGCGCCTGGATCAGGTCGGGACGGCGCCGCGCGGTGCGCTCCAGCGCCTGGTCCCTGCGCCACCGGTCGATCAGCGCGTGGTTGCCGGACCGCAGCACCTCCGGCACGGCCAGCCCGCGCCAGGTCTCCGGACGGGTGTAGCTCGGGCCCTCCAGCAGCCCATCGGAGAAGGAGTCCTGCTCCGCGGACACCGGGTTGCCCAGCACCCCGGGCAGCAGCCTGGCCACCGCCTCGACGATGACCAGCACCGCGGCCTCCCCGCCGACCAGCACGTAGTCGCCGATGGACACCTCGTCCACCGGCATCCGGCCGGCGGCGTCCTCGATCACCCGCTGGTCGATGCCCTCGTACCGGCCGCAGGCGAACACCAGGTGCCGCTCGGTGGCGTACTCGCGCGCGAGGGACTGGGTGAACGGCCTACCCGCCGGGGTCGGCACCACGAGCCTGCTGCCCTCGGCGCAGACCTCGTCCAGCGCTGGGCCCCAGA
The sequence above is drawn from the Amycolatopsis aidingensis genome and encodes:
- the trmD gene encoding tRNA (guanosine(37)-N1)-methyltransferase TrmD codes for the protein MRIDVVTIFPEYLEPLRAALLGRAIDRGLLEVGVHDLRDWTQDVHRAVDDAPYGGGPGMVMKPQIWGPALDEVCAEGSRLVVPTPAGRPFTQSLAREYATERHLVFACGRYEGIDQRVIEDAAGRMPVDEVSIGDYVLVGGEAAVLVIVEAVARLLPGVLGNPVSAEQDSFSDGLLEGPSYTRPETWRGLAVPEVLRSGNHALIDRWRRDQALERTARRRPDLIQALPDGSLDAHDRAVLERWEHGES
- the rplS gene encoding 50S ribosomal protein L19, giving the protein MNTLDALDAQSLRSDIPDFRPGDTLKVHVRVIEGNRERNQVFQGAVIRRQGDGIRETFTVRKVSFGVGVERTFPVHSPNIAKIEVHMRGDVRRAKLYYLRKLRGKAAKIKERRSSSAAQASTSAS
- the lepB gene encoding signal peptidase I, with the translated sequence MVEPVPSNAAEDEPERPEDDDGTSSETHGTHRRRRSHKQGKQRSFWKELPILIVVALVFAFLIQQFIARVYMIPSGSMEETLHGCPGCTPDRILVDKLVYNFSDPEPGEVVVFKGPETWTENDLPSQESSNGVVRFFRSIGSVFGLAPPDEKDFVKRIIATGGQTVECCDAQNRVTVDGIPLDEPYIHWEPGAEHTQREFGPVTVPEGTVWVMGDNRNNSSDSRYQGGGGVRGVVPVDNIIGKARFIVLPPSRWGGVSDHNPQQAQASAMSAPVWNEGIPLGAGVLAAWPAVAGGRRLGGAVRGAVKRGP
- a CDS encoding ribonuclease HII, whose protein sequence is MPSATRFAIRPPRAVVRGETTWGLQSALDRRGLGPVAGVDEAGRGACAGPLVVAACILRPGDGARLTELTDSKLLTPEARERVYERVRARALEYTVVVVPPEEVDAIGIHVTNVEGMRRAVAMLHTRPGYVLTDGFGVPGLPAPSVPVIKGDRAVACVAAASVLAKVTRDRIMAGLHERHPLYGFDVHKGYSTAEHSAALTEHGPSEVHRWSYVNVARAAAAHGRYPPRRVQLSAAALLRTATGQAPSAAERADHERVGENGSSVGERQTDPRGGARVS